One genomic segment of Rhinopithecus roxellana isolate Shanxi Qingling chromosome 6, ASM756505v1, whole genome shotgun sequence includes these proteins:
- the LOC104668652 gene encoding 60S ribosomal protein L7-like 1 translates to MAEQEQRKIPLVPENLLKKRKVYQALKATQAKQALLAKKEQRKGKGFRFKRLESFLHDSWRQKRDKVRLRRLEVKPHALELPDKHSLAFVVRIERIDGVSLLVQRTIARLRLKKIFSGVFVKVTPQNLKMLRIVEPYVTWGFPNLKSVRELILKRGQAKVKNKTIPLTDNTVIEEHLGKFGVICLEDLIHEIAFPGKHFQEISWFLRPFHLSVARHATKNRVGFLKEMGTPGYRGERINQLIRQLI, encoded by the coding sequence ATGGCGgagcaagagcaaagaaaaatcCCTTTGGTTCCAGAAAATCTGCTGAAAAAGAGGAAGGTTTATCAAGCCCTCAAAGCCACCCAGGCAAAGCAGGCACTTTTGGCAAAGAaggagcagaggaaaggaaaagggttCAGGTTTAAGCGACTAGAATCATTCCTACATGATTCCTGGCGGCAGAAACGTGACAAGGTGCGTCTCAGACGACTAGAAGTGAAACCTCATGCCTTGGAATTGCCAGACAAACATTCCTTGGCCTTTGTTGTACGCATCGAAAGGATTGATGGCGTGAGTTTACTGGTGCAGAGAACCATTGCAAGACTTCGCCTAAAGAAAATTTTTAGTGGTGTCTTTGTAAAAGTCACCCCCCAGAACCTAAAAATGCTGCGTATAGTGGAACCTTATGTGACCTGGGGATTTCCAAATCTGAAGTCTGTCCGAGAACTCATTTTGAAACGTGGACAAGCCAAGGTCAAGAATAAGACCATCCCTCTGACAGACAACACAGTGATTGAGGAGCACCTGGGGAAGTTTGGCGTCATTTGCTTGGAAGACCTCATTCATGAAATTGCCTTCCCAGGGAAGCATTTCCAGGAGATCTCATGGTTCTTGCGCCCTTTCCACCTCTCAGTGGCCCGACATGCTACCAAAAATAGAGTGGGCTTCCTCAAGGAGATGGGCACACCTGGCTATCGGGGTGAACGCATCAATCAGCTTATCCGCCAGCTGATCTAG